One window of Flavobacteriales bacterium genomic DNA carries:
- a CDS encoding PKD domain-containing protein — translation MLRTRIVLTLLAVCSGLLLTAQEICDNGIDDDGNGLVDLNDTTGCPCTLLPPSVNLITNGSFEDHSCCPGNPGTNQGNYLNCATGWEDYQISATADYFNPCGFFPPMIPQPVPDGNAVAGIVVHTWPGGESYEFLTQCLATPMVAGQTYELGFNLAAVRMQFGMNGTLPINFGPLQMAIYGLDTCPPLPYTMYDPVWGNPMPAQYCPTVLGYTQLATVTYIPSNAWQNLSITFEAPFNVGSIMFGPACPIPQDYNMWGSSEPYFFIDDMSLVNAEVAITSAGYPCTNDLVLTAAPYQAPQNSYQWYLDGVAIVGQTGPILDASALGLGGGTYAIRVTRADGSCALVQKEVLVEFPEPLASSTPTSGCAPLNVVLNNLTDPALNGSVLWDLGDGTTSAANSVPHTYTLPGTYDVRLTVTSAQGCTTDSLFQGLITVHPTPIASFTPDTTIGCVGLPVVFTDTSQPAGSYTCTWSFGDGAISSDPSPASHAYSTPGTYNVMLVVSNSFGCTDDVTMSHLIQILSTPEPAFSYSPDNGCVPLSVRFDNQTPDADHQSAFWDLGNGQTDTTTNADGLYDVPGIYSVSLTMTNTLGCSATYTATNAVTAYGLPVVTFFVEPDSGCAPLDVQFTNTTDPGMIGGCFWQFGDGGSSSLCGAAHAYLEPGTYTVSLNVTSPAGCEGDTTLYHLVHVDPSPVANFSFGPQPTDLYHTEIEFQDQSSDDAIGLAWSFTQGMPSQSSDEEVIVTFPREEAGTYPVELIVTNLFGCTDTIERTVEIDGVFSVYVPNAFTPNSDRTNDLFLPVIKDTDRRDYDFSVFDRWGTEIFHTAEMEAGWDGTVKGAEPKTDVYTWKLHVRSSVDGISRAFTGKVTVLR, via the coding sequence GTGCTCCGAACCCGCATCGTCCTCACGTTGCTGGCGGTGTGCTCCGGGCTGCTGCTGACCGCACAGGAGATCTGTGACAACGGCATAGACGATGACGGCAATGGCTTGGTGGACCTGAACGACACCACGGGCTGTCCATGTACGCTGCTGCCTCCCTCGGTCAATCTGATCACGAACGGGTCGTTCGAGGATCATTCCTGCTGCCCGGGCAACCCCGGTACGAACCAAGGTAACTACCTAAATTGTGCGACGGGTTGGGAGGATTACCAGATCTCCGCCACTGCCGACTATTTCAATCCGTGCGGCTTCTTTCCCCCTATGATCCCGCAACCCGTACCGGATGGCAACGCCGTGGCCGGTATAGTGGTGCATACCTGGCCGGGCGGCGAATCCTATGAATTCCTGACCCAATGCCTTGCCACACCGATGGTTGCCGGGCAGACCTATGAGCTGGGGTTCAACTTGGCAGCGGTGCGCATGCAGTTCGGCATGAACGGCACCTTGCCGATCAATTTCGGTCCTCTCCAAATGGCTATATACGGTTTAGACACCTGCCCGCCTCTTCCCTATACCATGTACGACCCCGTGTGGGGTAACCCGATGCCGGCCCAGTATTGTCCCACGGTGCTCGGATACACCCAGCTTGCCACGGTGACCTACATCCCTTCCAATGCATGGCAGAACTTGTCCATCACCTTTGAGGCACCCTTCAATGTGGGATCCATCATGTTCGGACCGGCTTGTCCCATTCCACAGGATTACAACATGTGGGGTTCCAGCGAGCCTTATTTCTTCATCGACGACATGAGTTTGGTGAACGCCGAGGTGGCAATTACAAGTGCGGGATATCCGTGTACCAATGACCTGGTGCTTACTGCGGCACCGTACCAAGCACCGCAGAACTCTTACCAATGGTACTTGGATGGCGTGGCCATTGTCGGACAAACGGGTCCAATACTCGATGCGTCCGCTTTGGGGCTGGGTGGTGGCACGTATGCCATCCGAGTGACCCGTGCCGATGGCTCCTGTGCATTGGTCCAAAAAGAAGTATTGGTGGAATTTCCAGAACCATTGGCCAGTTCCACACCGACCTCAGGTTGCGCCCCGCTCAATGTGGTGCTGAACAACCTCACCGACCCGGCATTGAACGGATCCGTTCTGTGGGATCTTGGCGATGGCACCACGTCAGCGGCGAATTCGGTGCCCCATACCTATACGCTTCCCGGAACGTACGATGTCCGCCTTACAGTGACCTCTGCCCAAGGATGCACTACCGATAGCCTATTCCAAGGCCTCATAACCGTACACCCGACCCCGATCGCCTCCTTCACTCCGGACACTACAATCGGCTGCGTAGGCCTGCCCGTGGTGTTTACCGATACCAGTCAACCAGCGGGCAGCTATACGTGCACTTGGTCTTTCGGCGATGGGGCGATATCAAGTGATCCCAGCCCGGCCAGCCATGCCTATTCAACGCCCGGTACTTACAATGTGATGCTTGTCGTATCCAACAGCTTCGGATGCACCGATGATGTCACCATGTCCCACCTCATCCAGATCCTATCCACCCCGGAACCGGCCTTCTCTTACTCCCCGGACAACGGCTGCGTGCCCCTCAGTGTCCGCTTTGACAACCAAACACCGGACGCGGACCATCAATCCGCTTTCTGGGACCTCGGCAACGGCCAGACTGATACCACCACTAATGCGGATGGGCTCTACGATGTTCCTGGCATCTATTCCGTATCGCTCACCATGACCAACACGCTCGGGTGCAGCGCCACCTACACGGCGACTAATGCGGTCACAGCATACGGCTTGCCGGTCGTGACCTTTTTCGTTGAGCCGGACAGCGGATGCGCCCCCTTGGACGTGCAGTTCACCAACACCACCGATCCAGGGATGATCGGTGGTTGCTTCTGGCAATTCGGTGATGGTGGTTCATCGTCCTTATGCGGGGCGGCGCATGCGTACCTGGAACCCGGGACCTATACCGTTTCCCTCAACGTCACTTCGCCCGCAGGCTGCGAAGGCGATACCACCCTGTATCACTTGGTGCATGTGGATCCCTCCCCCGTCGCGAATTTCTCATTCGGGCCGCAGCCTACCGATCTCTATCATACGGAAATTGAATTCCAAGACCAGTCAAGCGATGACGCGATCGGCTTGGCCTGGTCATTCACACAAGGGATGCCTTCCCAGTCCAGTGACGAGGAGGTCATCGTCACTTTCCCGAGGGAGGAAGCCGGGACCTATCCCGTGGAACTGATCGTGACCAACCTCTTCGGATGCACCGACACTATTGAACGTACGGTGGAGATCGATGGCGTGTTCAGTGTCTACGTCCCCAACGCCTTCACCCCGAACAGCGATCGGACCAACGACCTCTTCCTTCCCGTGATCAAGGACACCGACAGGCGCGATTACGACTTCAGCGTCTTCGACCGCTGGGGCACCGAGATCTTCCATACCGCAGAAATGGAGGCCGGTTGGGATGGCACGGTGAAAGGAGCCGAACCCAAGACCGACGTGTACACCTGGAAGCTGCACGTCCGCAGTTCGGTGGATGGGATCAGTAGGGCCTTTACGGGCAAGGTCACCGTATTGCGCTGA
- a CDS encoding choice-of-anchor L domain-containing protein codes for MNRSQLQTVSLLSGCLLFIGATRAQLAVQNNLTPNELVNSILVGQGVTVSNVTFNGQPANTIHDQIGSFAGTSNLGLANGVVLATGQVPEVVGPNMNTSLTVPPAFPVNTPDPDLAFIETMQHCVAVLEFDFIPTGDSISFRFVFGSEEYPEYVCSQFNDVFGFFLSGPGINGPFTNNAVNLGVLPGTQVPVAINTVNSGTPGVLGGGAYVCAASDPDWQSNSIYYVNNPEPNPFNPTTTVELDGFTVPIRARAAVQCGQVYHIKIAIAHAGDSSLDSAVFIEGGSFSSSGSLSVSVATPLNDGTLTEGCGEAIVTVERPSTEGDADIQLTYSGTGITADDLAGSVAQVIIPDGSTNVTFPITAIRDQATEGDELLTINATWTSTCGSTLTDSVSLIIMDYTPMEITAEDLYLQCGTDSVPMSASVFGGLGEVSLDWGNAGLGSPIHVPGLENATYTVTATDQCPESASLEVHVNSGCDIVIPNVITPNADGLNDAWVINGLYRSGSSVKVFNRWGNMVFSSANYANNWRGAGLPDGTYFYEVIDGRTAQRLTGSLTILSNGRR; via the coding sequence ATGAACCGCTCCCAGCTCCAAACCGTATCGTTGCTCTCCGGCTGTTTGCTTTTCATCGGTGCCACACGTGCCCAACTGGCGGTCCAGAACAACCTCACGCCTAACGAACTGGTGAATTCCATCCTTGTCGGGCAGGGTGTCACGGTGAGCAATGTGACATTCAACGGGCAACCGGCCAATACCATCCATGATCAGATCGGTTCATTCGCCGGCACCTCGAACTTGGGCTTGGCCAACGGCGTGGTCCTGGCCACCGGCCAAGTGCCGGAGGTGGTCGGCCCCAACATGAACACCAGCCTGACAGTGCCTCCGGCTTTCCCCGTGAACACACCCGACCCTGACCTGGCCTTCATCGAAACCATGCAACATTGCGTGGCCGTATTGGAATTCGATTTCATCCCCACCGGTGATTCGATCAGTTTCCGCTTCGTCTTCGGCTCGGAGGAATACCCGGAGTATGTCTGTTCGCAGTTCAATGATGTGTTCGGCTTCTTCCTCAGCGGCCCGGGGATCAATGGGCCGTTCACCAACAATGCCGTCAACCTCGGCGTGTTGCCCGGCACGCAGGTTCCCGTCGCCATAAATACGGTGAACAGTGGCACACCCGGTGTGCTAGGGGGTGGGGCATACGTCTGTGCCGCATCCGACCCCGACTGGCAGTCCAACAGCATCTACTACGTCAATAACCCTGAACCGAATCCCTTCAACCCCACCACCACGGTAGAGCTCGACGGCTTCACCGTTCCGATCCGGGCCCGCGCAGCCGTGCAATGCGGGCAGGTCTACCACATCAAGATCGCCATCGCGCATGCCGGTGACAGCAGCCTGGACTCGGCCGTCTTCATCGAAGGGGGCAGCTTCTCATCCTCCGGCTCCCTTTCCGTCTCGGTGGCCACCCCCCTGAACGACGGGACTTTGACGGAAGGCTGCGGTGAGGCCATTGTCACGGTGGAGCGGCCCTCGACAGAAGGTGATGCAGACATCCAGTTGACATACAGCGGCACCGGCATCACGGCGGACGACCTTGCCGGTAGCGTTGCTCAAGTGATCATTCCGGACGGCTCCACCAACGTCACCTTCCCGATCACTGCGATCAGGGACCAGGCTACTGAAGGCGATGAGCTGCTGACGATCAACGCGACATGGACCTCGACTTGTGGATCGACGCTGACCGACTCCGTGTCCTTGATCATCATGGACTACACACCCATGGAGATCACCGCCGAGGATCTTTATCTGCAATGCGGAACGGACAGTGTTCCAATGAGCGCATCCGTATTTGGCGGACTTGGCGAGGTCTCACTGGACTGGGGAAATGCAGGCCTGGGCAGCCCTATTCATGTTCCCGGTCTCGAAAATGCCACGTACACCGTTACGGCCACGGACCAGTGCCCGGAATCCGCAAGTCTGGAGGTCCACGTGAACTCCGGTTGTGACATCGTGATCCCCAACGTGATCACCCCGAACGCGGATGGCCTCAACGATGCGTGGGTGATCAATGGGCTCTACCGGAGCGGCAGTTCGGTGAAGGTGTTCAACCGCTGGGGCAATATGGTGTTCAGCTCGGCCAACTACGCCAACAACTGGCGGGGGGCCGGGCTTCCGGACGGAACGTACTTCTACGAGGTGATCGATGGCCGGACCGCCCAGCGCCTCACGGGATCTTTAACCATTCTCAGCAATGGGCGCAGGTGA
- a CDS encoding PKD domain-containing protein — MRKTLLPLFLCIGSLAFAQDPMERVFTIPGALGLHGVAVDSEGHFVLANENEGDIQVTRISPTGEHEWTFKYPYFVDEGLYGNCIAAGPDGIVVVGYALGTGTNSRDGIIMHIDLDGTLLSAKRMDVGGGSNALHTLTATSDGFIAGGRTDAGGNLYDMQLTKLNTLGEVQWSRYYGSPGWDWAYKATELADGGFAMVGYGDSLSTGYSPSGYLVRTDALGNEMWARSISSGNGVDEAYCVMESSNGDLYVGGRSLGYFPGNVNAFLTKISSTGQHIWTRVLEQGIEVVDIAPAPNGGVTWVADPQYITGGLGGYEMLWGQFSADGTLLWSNLYGAAGSDNPLSIIPMAGGGYSILGFTDSYGSGPIDWQGILIRTDAQGHAACHNINLDLQWTNQTATVAPFTSLSGSGFNMYPWIVGQEAMAVGSYDPCCQVIAAFNMDSNGNDYVWNFTNTSTNAASYSWSFGDGSTSTEESPSHTYAANGQYTVCLTITGSCGSESTTANSCHTVSISVGIEDLNAGGNTPVIFPSPANDAFTIKAPRPMQMIRLADSQGRIVRILQAQDHAQVNVPVQDLPDGAYVAHVVLTNGNTYPLRVMVAH; from the coding sequence ATGCGCAAGACACTACTCCCGTTATTCCTTTGTATAGGTTCACTCGCCTTCGCGCAGGACCCCATGGAACGGGTATTCACCATACCCGGTGCCCTTGGCCTCCATGGCGTGGCCGTGGACAGCGAGGGGCACTTTGTACTGGCCAATGAGAACGAAGGCGACATACAGGTGACGCGCATCTCGCCCACAGGAGAGCACGAATGGACGTTCAAATACCCCTACTTCGTGGATGAGGGACTCTATGGCAACTGCATCGCCGCAGGTCCGGATGGCATTGTGGTAGTGGGCTATGCCCTGGGTACAGGCACCAATAGCCGCGATGGGATCATCATGCACATCGACCTGGATGGCACACTGCTCAGTGCCAAGCGCATGGATGTCGGTGGTGGGTCCAATGCACTCCACACGCTCACCGCTACCAGTGACGGCTTCATTGCCGGAGGACGCACGGATGCAGGCGGCAACTTGTACGACATGCAGCTCACCAAGCTCAACACGTTGGGGGAGGTGCAATGGTCGCGCTATTATGGGAGCCCCGGTTGGGATTGGGCCTACAAGGCCACGGAACTGGCCGATGGAGGCTTTGCCATGGTGGGTTATGGGGACAGCTTGAGCACGGGCTATTCACCCTCCGGCTACTTGGTGCGCACCGATGCGTTGGGCAATGAGATGTGGGCGCGCAGCATCAGCAGCGGCAACGGGGTGGACGAGGCCTATTGCGTAATGGAATCCAGTAACGGGGACCTCTATGTCGGTGGTCGCTCGCTGGGCTATTTCCCAGGGAACGTGAACGCCTTCCTGACCAAGATCTCCTCCACCGGACAACATATCTGGACCCGAGTGCTCGAGCAGGGGATCGAGGTAGTGGATATCGCCCCGGCACCGAACGGTGGCGTGACCTGGGTGGCTGACCCGCAGTACATTACCGGAGGTCTAGGCGGCTATGAAATGCTTTGGGGGCAATTCAGTGCGGATGGCACTCTCTTATGGTCCAATCTCTATGGAGCGGCCGGCTCGGACAACCCGCTGTCCATCATTCCCATGGCCGGTGGCGGCTATTCCATCCTTGGGTTCACCGACAGCTATGGCTCTGGCCCGATTGATTGGCAGGGCATCCTGATCCGCACCGATGCCCAAGGCCATGCCGCTTGCCACAATATCAACCTGGACCTCCAGTGGACCAACCAGACCGCCACGGTGGCTCCCTTCACCAGCCTGAGCGGCTCGGGTTTCAATATGTATCCCTGGATCGTGGGCCAGGAGGCCATGGCCGTTGGCAGCTATGATCCGTGCTGCCAAGTGATCGCAGCGTTCAACATGGACAGTAACGGCAACGATTATGTCTGGAACTTTACCAATACCAGCACCAATGCGGCCAGCTATAGTTGGTCTTTCGGTGATGGGTCCACGAGTACGGAGGAATCCCCAAGCCACACTTATGCCGCCAACGGCCAGTATACCGTTTGCCTGACGATAACGGGATCCTGCGGATCGGAGTCCACCACGGCCAATAGTTGCCACACCGTGTCCATCTCCGTAGGGATCGAAGACCTGAATGCAGGTGGGAACACCCCGGTGATCTTCCCCTCTCCCGCAAACGATGCTTTCACGATAAAGGCTCCCAGGCCAATGCAGATGATCCGCTTGGCGGACAGTCAAGGCCGCATCGTGCGCATCCTGCAGGCCCAGGACCATGCACAGGTGAACGTGCCGGTACAAGACCTTCCTGACGGAGCCTATGTGGCGCACGTGGTCCTTACCAACGGAAACACTTACCCCTTGCGTGTGATGGTGGCCCATTGA
- a CDS encoding response regulator transcription factor, which produces MKNIRTIVVDDEPAARSRVVRLLGTDPDIRIVAECRNGIEALEVLRKEPVDLIFLDIQMPQLTGFDVIAKFAPGISPFVIFVTAHDRYALKAFNVSAVDYLLKPYDDDRFHISLARAKDFMEMRENKRLTDRMLDLVQDHLNTRKEFTQEYVIREKGREYRIPVKDLLWIRAEGNYLVLQTEARHYLLRMTMNMVETELDPVDFVRIHRSFMVNMAHVLSTRYSGNNEFTFTMSNGKHLLSGRSYKEHVAKLLTERARK; this is translated from the coding sequence ATGAAGAACATCCGTACTATCGTAGTGGATGATGAGCCCGCCGCCCGGTCCCGTGTGGTGCGGTTGCTAGGCACCGATCCGGACATCCGCATAGTGGCTGAGTGCCGTAACGGCATCGAGGCCTTGGAAGTGCTCCGCAAAGAACCCGTGGACCTCATTTTCCTGGACATACAGATGCCACAATTGACCGGCTTCGATGTCATCGCGAAATTCGCCCCGGGCATCTCCCCTTTCGTGATCTTCGTCACCGCGCACGACCGGTATGCGCTGAAGGCCTTCAACGTGAGCGCCGTGGATTATCTGCTGAAACCCTACGATGATGACCGCTTCCATATCTCCTTGGCCCGCGCCAAGGACTTCATGGAAATGCGGGAGAACAAACGCCTTACGGACCGTATGCTGGACCTAGTGCAGGACCATCTGAACACCCGGAAGGAGTTCACGCAGGAGTATGTGATCAGGGAAAAGGGCAGGGAGTACCGGATACCGGTGAAGGACCTGCTCTGGATCCGGGCCGAGGGCAACTATCTGGTACTTCAGACCGAAGCCCGGCATTACCTGCTGCGCATGACCATGAACATGGTGGAAACGGAATTGGACCCCGTTGATTTCGTACGGATCCACCGGAGCTTCATGGTGAACATGGCCCATGTGCTGAGCACCCGTTACAGCGGCAACAATGAGTTCACCTTCACCATGAGCAACGGAAAGCATCTCTTGAGCGGACGCAGCTATAAGGAGCATGTGGCCAAACTGCTCACGGAGCGCGCCCGGAAATAA
- a CDS encoding T9SS type A sorting domain-containing protein → MNTRYSFRNRPARQRWRTGLATLAAVGLLASVSAQNVTLYSFANSAGGSLDPMSGSTVLVGSGQDDAASAVTNIGFTFVYEGINYTQFSVSSNGCMRLGSTQVSAYSIYNLPNPGNEPAILPYSADGTTATGSISTTLVGSPPSQIRVIQWNVGTNYNDATANSTYQVWLYEGSNLMEFRYGVGENGFSDDLIAIGGAVSTNYVNIRPGPVASTTNPAGGGVWPGDGSVYTFSPPSPCTPPPAPGNTLASTTSGCPGVTSNLSIQNATSGSGVSYQWQSSPDGLAPWTNVGPATPTYTTGALLTTTWFRCEVTCSVGSSTVASTPVEITVSTPASSYQVFSGAQITEDFSSWGDRCSTTDVPSSANNYWTNSPAYGPGTWRRNDQGASAGWANTFGGFFTFENGAIAPTARFHSREGGSVVGNLDYHIDMSAGTGAELLRFEYINAYGNGTLEVLVSQNGGTSFTSLGAPLNNIGATAWVTKEYTIGSTSAQTVIRLKGTAGPYANGNDIGADNFRILPAPTCAKPLAVGATVTGAGTVDVDWTCSACTGTYIIEYGTTGFTPGTGATASGGTVVTSASSPATISGLANGNYEVYVRQDCGGNDYSENSAPAAFGIVDGDLCSNAIDIATLGLPVMSDSYSTLGTTVGANPNYSSSACFASLTGKDIVLFHDVEPGATLTLGPWCSGYKVSIAYGGSCPGNICLASASGGGYLDAGPNVIPYGPWDDAIFSWTNTNCNTERVYLLATHNTTGAIFEAEYYSYTPASGPFCATISGVAVSTVNTGTNANMSWSASCSGNVIVEYGLAGFTPGTGATANGGTVMAVSGTSTSLSGLSMDVPYDVYVRNDCGSGNYGPNGTASTFTIFNGDDCSRVIALSGTTGALGINTTGTNDDISVCSAGNTGGDLIMSYVVEPGYGIYFASTPVGPYLGQVRIAYGISCPGANELYCAAGATDYLWMNGTGVEQTVYFIQDGADEGATTVEWTYFTCTGNQVVVAINTDYNPTETTWEITDASNAVIASGGPTAAQEHMLVSETVCLGAAPENTCYGFRLMDGYGDGINNGNWQLKSTSGRVLLGDDFANGFDSPSLTPAYAGYAEHSFCLPVGNSHTAAKSCGIFDFTMNSKVYCNNAPGATSYQFEFSDPDAGFIRRIAVPTNWVRFNQMQTSPLTPGVKYFVRVRNDGSGSLASAHFGGGCEVGLGSSLPCTELISAPTYGHSCGEERAFNTNNSFIYATPVVGATEYQFRIFIPSEGYDETFIRSTYILQLKWNNRPPMVNGSTYSVQVNVKVGATYSGFCGQTCTITINNGNPRPEASMAQATGTATMWPNPVRESQVNLSIDGIQDADQNITVDIQDIYGKQVFAKEFGNSGERFTTILDLPSDIASGVYMVNITVNGQKTVQRLSIIR, encoded by the coding sequence ATGAACACCCGTTACTCGTTCCGCAACCGCCCTGCGCGCCAACGTTGGCGGACGGGGTTGGCAACCTTAGCCGCTGTGGGCCTGCTGGCCTCGGTGAGCGCCCAGAACGTGACCCTCTACTCCTTCGCTAACAGTGCGGGCGGTTCACTGGATCCCATGAGCGGGTCCACCGTCCTGGTCGGCTCTGGCCAAGATGACGCCGCATCCGCGGTCACCAACATCGGTTTCACATTCGTTTACGAAGGGATCAACTACACACAATTCTCCGTGAGTTCCAATGGGTGCATGCGTTTAGGGAGTACCCAGGTAAGCGCCTATTCGATCTACAACCTGCCCAATCCGGGCAATGAGCCCGCCATCCTTCCATACAGTGCCGATGGCACCACTGCCACAGGAAGTATTTCAACAACCCTTGTAGGCAGTCCTCCTTCTCAGATCCGCGTCATCCAATGGAACGTGGGGACCAACTACAACGATGCCACTGCCAACAGCACCTATCAGGTATGGCTCTATGAAGGCAGTAACCTGATGGAGTTCCGATATGGCGTGGGGGAAAACGGCTTTAGCGACGACCTGATCGCCATTGGCGGTGCTGTCAGCACGAACTATGTCAACATCCGTCCGGGGCCAGTTGCTAGCACGACCAACCCTGCGGGTGGCGGCGTCTGGCCGGGCGATGGAAGCGTATACACGTTCAGCCCGCCATCACCCTGCACTCCCCCGCCCGCTCCGGGCAACACCTTGGCGAGCACTACATCCGGATGCCCTGGCGTGACCTCCAACCTGAGCATTCAGAACGCCACCTCCGGCAGCGGTGTCAGCTATCAGTGGCAATCCAGCCCAGACGGGTTAGCACCGTGGACCAATGTGGGCCCGGCGACACCGACCTATACCACCGGCGCGCTGCTCACCACCACGTGGTTCCGCTGCGAAGTGACCTGCAGCGTAGGCTCCAGCACCGTGGCCAGCACCCCGGTGGAAATCACCGTATCCACTCCGGCATCTTCCTACCAGGTGTTCAGCGGCGCACAGATCACGGAAGATTTCTCTTCATGGGGGGACCGGTGCAGCACCACCGACGTTCCTTCCAGCGCAAACAACTACTGGACGAACTCTCCTGCGTATGGTCCGGGTACTTGGCGCCGCAATGACCAAGGCGCATCGGCCGGCTGGGCCAACACATTCGGTGGCTTCTTCACGTTCGAGAACGGTGCGATAGCACCCACAGCCCGGTTCCATAGCCGCGAAGGCGGGTCGGTCGTAGGCAACCTTGATTACCATATCGACATGTCCGCCGGAACCGGCGCTGAGCTGCTGCGTTTCGAATACATCAACGCATACGGGAACGGCACCCTCGAAGTCCTTGTTTCCCAGAATGGAGGTACCAGTTTCACATCATTGGGCGCACCGCTCAACAATATCGGTGCTACCGCATGGGTCACCAAGGAATACACCATAGGCTCCACTTCCGCCCAAACAGTGATCCGCTTAAAGGGAACGGCCGGCCCCTATGCCAATGGGAACGACATCGGAGCGGACAATTTTCGGATCCTGCCCGCCCCCACCTGCGCCAAGCCCTTGGCCGTGGGTGCCACCGTTACGGGAGCGGGTACGGTCGATGTGGACTGGACGTGCTCTGCCTGCACAGGTACTTACATCATTGAGTACGGCACCACCGGCTTCACACCCGGGACCGGTGCCACCGCCAGTGGCGGAACCGTGGTCACTTCCGCAAGCTCGCCCGCAACGATCTCAGGCCTCGCCAATGGCAACTACGAAGTGTATGTTCGTCAGGATTGTGGAGGCAACGACTACAGCGAGAATTCCGCGCCTGCGGCATTCGGTATCGTGGATGGCGATCTCTGTAGCAATGCCATCGACATTGCGACCTTGGGCCTGCCGGTGATGAGCGATTCGTATTCCACCCTCGGTACAACTGTCGGGGCCAACCCGAACTACAGCAGCTCGGCCTGCTTTGCCAGCCTTACGGGCAAGGATATTGTGCTCTTCCATGACGTGGAGCCGGGTGCCACCCTCACGCTGGGGCCATGGTGCAGCGGCTACAAAGTGAGCATTGCCTATGGTGGTAGCTGTCCCGGAAACATATGTCTGGCATCCGCTTCGGGCGGCGGTTATCTTGATGCTGGACCGAACGTCATTCCGTACGGCCCTTGGGACGATGCCATCTTCTCCTGGACGAACACCAACTGCAACACGGAACGGGTCTACCTCTTAGCAACGCACAATACTACGGGCGCAATCTTTGAAGCTGAATACTATTCCTACACCCCTGCTTCAGGTCCCTTCTGCGCCACCATTAGCGGCGTGGCCGTGAGCACAGTGAACACAGGTACCAATGCCAACATGAGCTGGTCAGCATCGTGCAGCGGTAACGTGATCGTGGAATACGGGCTTGCGGGGTTCACGCCGGGAACGGGTGCCACAGCCAATGGCGGCACAGTAATGGCCGTGAGCGGAACAAGTACTTCCTTGAGCGGCCTCAGCATGGACGTGCCGTATGACGTCTATGTGCGGAATGATTGCGGCAGCGGCAACTACGGCCCGAACGGTACGGCTTCCACCTTCACCATCTTCAACGGTGATGACTGCTCCCGCGTGATCGCCCTCAGCGGGACGACCGGTGCGTTGGGGATCAACACCACCGGCACCAATGACGACATCTCCGTTTGCAGTGCCGGCAATACCGGCGGTGATCTGATCATGTCCTACGTTGTGGAACCGGGCTACGGCATCTATTTCGCAAGTACCCCGGTGGGTCCTTACCTCGGACAGGTACGCATCGCCTATGGAATCTCCTGCCCCGGAGCGAACGAACTATACTGTGCGGCCGGAGCCACCGACTACTTGTGGATGAACGGGACCGGTGTTGAGCAGACCGTCTATTTCATCCAGGACGGTGCCGACGAAGGCGCCACCACGGTGGAATGGACCTACTTCACCTGCACGGGCAACCAAGTGGTGGTGGCGATCAACACCGACTACAACCCGACAGAGACCACCTGGGAGATCACAGACGCGAGCAACGCAGTGATCGCTTCGGGCGGGCCTACAGCCGCTCAAGAGCACATGCTGGTGAGCGAGACCGTCTGTCTGGGAGCCGCGCCGGAGAACACCTGCTATGGCTTCAGGCTGATGGACGGCTACGGCGACGGCATCAACAACGGTAATTGGCAGCTCAAGTCCACCAGCGGCAGGGTGCTGCTGGGCGATGACTTCGCCAACGGGTTTGATTCGCCTTCGCTCACCCCGGCCTACGCTGGCTACGCGGAGCACAGCTTCTGTCTGCCTGTTGGGAACTCACACACGGCGGCCAAGTCCTGCGGCATCTTCGACTTCACCATGAACAGCAAGGTGTACTGCAACAACGCGCCGGGAGCTACTAGCTACCAGTTCGAGTTCTCCGATCCGGACGCCGGCTTCATCCGCCGCATCGCGGTACCGACGAACTGGGTGCGCTTCAATCAAATGCAGACGAGCCCGCTAACGCCCGGCGTGAAGTACTTCGTCCGCGTGCGCAACGATGGTTCCGGATCGCTGGCAAGCGCACACTTCGGTGGTGGCTGCGAGGTGGGCCTGGGCTCGTCATTGCCTTGCACGGAGTTGATCAGTGCGCCCACCTACGGGCACTCCTGCGGCGAGGAACGCGCCTTCAACACCAACAACAGCTTCATCTATGCCACGCCGGTGGTGGGTGCGACGGAGTACCAGTTCCGCATCTTCATCCCCAGCGAGGGCTACGATGAGACCTTCATCCGCAGCACCTACATCCTGCAGTTGAAGTGGAACAACCGTCCGCCGATGGTCAACGGCTCCACCTACAGCGTGCAAGTGAACGTGAAAGTGGGCGCCACCTACAGCGGCTTCTGCGGCCAGACCTGTACGATCACCATCAACAACGGCAACCCCCGCCCCGAGGCCAGCATGGCACAAGCCACTGGAACGGCGACGATGTGGCCGAACCCGGTGCGTGAAAGTCAGGTCAATCTGAGCATCGATGGTATCCAGGACGCGGACCAGAACATCACGGTGGACATCCAGGACATCTACGGCAAGCAGGTCTTCGCCAAGGAGTTCGGGAACAGCGGTGAGCGCTTCACCACCATCCTCGACCTGCCGAGCGACATCGCCAGCGGAGTGTACATGGTGAACATCACCGTCAACGGACAGAAGACCGTCCAGCGGTTGAGCATTATCCGGTAA